The Candidatus Omnitrophota bacterium genome contains a region encoding:
- a CDS encoding radical SAM protein encodes MKILFVMPKVGAWATHGIHRSPNQLYAHWAAYIREKGYADVAVIDGKADQIPMEQLIEQVKLKAPDIVVMGEQLHGYGGYGVLRHFKDAAIGIKKALPKTKIILGGLWYSAMPVPTLEEIPAVDFVVMGEEESFGDLIEAIDKNKPFKDVGGVTSRIDGQIVMGPHKPLMEDLDKLPLPAYDLFPMDKYVGHTYWKPFVDMVTSRGCPSACTFCYEWDQFDPRSPSDFLKWRAKSPERVMEELNLLHRKYGVKVVVIQDDNFNVDPERVRKFCELKKASNNPIKWVSLGRATDWVNCESILPMMKENGLIMGVFGIEVTTQSELKKIAKGITIDQIKQTIAMFRRNDIAIVADIMMGFDYDTEEIIKQRFEFTDQVDPDILWVGYVTPAPNSPMWRIALKKNWIDPKKVDFSQWDFLHPVIPTDHLSTEDLGRLGSWCMREFFSKPGRINRIMESDFDPLAKLCFKDVMDGVGKWEAAATKGEVQI; translated from the coding sequence ATGAAAATTTTATTTGTTATGCCAAAAGTCGGTGCATGGGCAACGCATGGGATACATCGGTCTCCAAATCAGTTATATGCGCATTGGGCGGCTTATATTCGGGAGAAAGGCTATGCAGATGTGGCGGTTATTGATGGCAAGGCAGATCAGATACCCATGGAACAATTGATTGAACAGGTTAAGCTCAAAGCGCCTGATATTGTGGTCATGGGTGAGCAACTGCACGGTTATGGCGGATACGGGGTTTTACGGCATTTTAAAGATGCGGCTATTGGAATTAAAAAAGCACTACCTAAAACAAAAATAATTCTCGGTGGATTATGGTATTCGGCGATGCCGGTACCGACATTGGAGGAGATTCCCGCAGTTGACTTTGTGGTTATGGGAGAAGAGGAGTCTTTCGGAGATTTGATTGAGGCAATAGATAAAAATAAGCCGTTTAAAGATGTTGGGGGTGTTACTTCTCGTATTGACGGACAAATTGTCATGGGCCCGCATAAGCCGCTGATGGAAGATTTAGACAAACTTCCTTTACCAGCTTATGATTTATTTCCAATGGATAAATATGTAGGCCATACCTATTGGAAACCATTTGTGGATATGGTTACTTCACGCGGATGCCCTTCAGCATGTACCTTCTGTTATGAATGGGATCAGTTTGATCCGCGTTCTCCTTCGGATTTTTTGAAATGGAGGGCTAAGTCTCCGGAAAGAGTTATGGAGGAGTTAAATCTTCTGCACCGAAAATACGGAGTCAAGGTTGTGGTTATCCAAGATGATAATTTTAATGTTGATCCTGAAAGAGTGCGTAAGTTCTGTGAACTTAAAAAAGCTTCGAATAACCCGATTAAATGGGTTTCTTTAGGCCGGGCTACTGATTGGGTTAATTGCGAATCAATTTTACCAATGATGAAAGAAAACGGTTTGATTATGGGAGTTTTTGGCATCGAGGTTACCACGCAATCAGAGCTTAAAAAAATCGCCAAAGGTATTACCATTGACCAGATCAAGCAGACTATAGCTATGTTCCGCAGAAACGATATTGCCATTGTCGCCGACATTATGATGGGTTTTGACTATGACACCGAAGAGATTATCAAGCAGCGGTTTGAGTTTACGGATCAGGTTGATCCGGATATTCTCTGGGTAGGCTATGTTACTCCTGCCCCAAATTCACCAATGTGGAGGATTGCTTTAAAGAAAAACTGGATTGATCCTAAAAAGGTGGATTTTAGCCAATGGGATTTCCTTCATCCGGTAATTCCTACGGATCATTTATCTACGGAAGACCTTGGCCGTTTGGGTTCCTGGTGTATGCGTGAATTTTTCTCTAAGCCTGGCCGTATAAATAGAATTATGGAAAGCGATTTCGATCCACTGGCCAAGCTTTGCTTTAAAGATGTCATGGACGGAGTAGGTAAATGGGAAGCCGCCGCGACAAAAGGCGAAGTGCAGATTTAG
- a CDS encoding MFS transporter, giving the protein MRKTTFFILCLEGVVLSFNVAASSALVPSIAADFVLSQFIVGKMIWLYMLPYGLAALFYGPLVRAFDARKIELFCILLFSLANLLAGLSQNITTLFISRFLMGLFGASVIPLGLILIAKHIEQNKRGRFLGVFFGATFIASLLGLFLSGLIHWRLIFIIPAISGLILWVFMYIYLPSFKEDLSHFRFGYLTAFRNGKAASIFAYIFLISLIYHAVQQWLSVYFSTQLFLNQFTISMLITLTSFSGIFGELWGGHLADKFSRQKVINLGIAGMIICIFMLLLKLPVIVLSLIMIIWGLGWTFNHIGLSTALTDLPGEFLNEAASLNSAIRFISGGIGVGLGGLIMHKSFNLGFIIFGSALVLILFSEKIFKFKQ; this is encoded by the coding sequence GTGAGAAAAACTACATTTTTTATCCTTTGTTTGGAGGGGGTGGTTTTATCATTTAATGTGGCAGCCAGCAGCGCATTAGTTCCCTCAATTGCCGCTGATTTTGTTCTTTCTCAATTTATCGTGGGTAAGATGATTTGGTTGTATATGCTTCCATATGGCTTGGCAGCACTTTTTTATGGCCCGCTGGTGCGCGCTTTTGATGCCCGTAAAATAGAGTTATTTTGTATATTATTATTTTCCTTAGCTAATCTTTTGGCCGGCCTGTCGCAGAATATTACGACACTCTTTATTAGCCGATTTTTGATGGGGCTTTTTGGGGCTTCGGTGATTCCACTGGGCCTGATTCTTATTGCCAAACATATAGAACAAAATAAGCGCGGGCGATTTCTTGGGGTATTTTTCGGGGCAACCTTCATTGCTTCTTTGTTAGGTTTATTTTTAAGCGGATTAATTCATTGGCGCCTGATATTTATTATTCCGGCAATTTCAGGTTTAATCCTTTGGGTTTTTATGTATATTTATCTGCCGAGTTTCAAGGAAGATTTAAGCCACTTTAGGTTTGGATATTTAACTGCATTTAGAAACGGCAAAGCAGCCAGTATCTTTGCTTATATTTTTCTCATAAGTTTGATTTATCATGCTGTACAACAGTGGCTGAGTGTTTATTTTTCCACCCAGCTTTTCTTAAACCAATTTACTATCAGTATGTTGATTACCTTAACTAGCTTCAGCGGGATATTCGGAGAGCTTTGGGGAGGGCATCTTGCGGATAAGTTCAGTAGGCAGAAGGTGATAAACTTAGGAATAGCGGGTATGATTATTTGTATTTTTATGTTGTTATTAAAATTACCTGTAATTGTGCTTAGTTTGATTATGATTATCTGGGGTTTAGGCTGGACTTTCAATCACATCGGCCTGTCCACAGCACTTACAGATTTACCCGGCGAGTTTTTAAATGAAGCCGCCAGCCTAAATAGCGCAATACGTTTTATTTCAGGCGGTATCGGGGTTGGTTTGGGTGGATTGATTATGCATAAGAGTTTTAATTTAGGTTTTATAATTTTTGGCAGTGCGCTTGTATTAATATTATTTTCAGAAAAAATTTTTAAGTTTAAACAATAG
- a CDS encoding phosphopantetheine-binding protein: MDIKIKIKEVLADLLKVKIDELKDDISLINSIGVDSTEMVESVIALEKSFGVKLSPKEITKNSTINDIVNNIQSKLNTK, encoded by the coding sequence ATGGATATAAAAATTAAAATCAAAGAAGTGCTAGCAGACTTATTAAAAGTTAAAATTGACGAATTAAAGGATGATATTTCTTTAATTAATAGTATCGGCGTAGATTCTACTGAGATGGTGGAATCGGTAATTGCCCTGGAAAAGTCATTTGGGGTTAAGCTTAGCCCCAAGGAGATTACCAAGAATTCGACGATCAATGATATCGTAAATAATATCCAGTCAAAACTCAATACAAAATGA
- a CDS encoding cyclase family protein: MRIIDLSLPIDEKAFEVHKVDIERITHKTGVEKFNRVIMGKTFLGKIKYALGKRIIKKEQLPDEEFLSLEIVHAPVHIGTHLDYSFHYGSKSENRPSKTADQIPLEYCYQDGVKLDLRHKKPNEVIKALDIESALKKINYQLKPLDIVLLHTGADKLYGGPKYFSDYPGVDTSTIDYLLDKGIKIFGVDTMGIDRPYRFMLKEFMDTGDPKTFYPAHFYGRLREFIHIERLANLENLPDLGFKIICFPIRIKNTGAAWSRVVAFV, encoded by the coding sequence ATGAGAATTATTGATTTAAGTTTGCCTATCGATGAGAAAGCCTTTGAGGTGCACAAGGTTGATATCGAACGGATAACACATAAAACAGGTGTGGAAAAATTCAACCGCGTGATTATGGGCAAGACGTTCTTGGGTAAAATAAAATACGCTTTAGGCAAACGTATTATTAAAAAAGAGCAGCTGCCGGATGAAGAGTTTTTATCTTTAGAAATCGTCCATGCTCCGGTGCATATCGGCACTCACCTGGATTATTCCTTTCATTACGGTTCAAAATCAGAGAATCGTCCGTCTAAAACTGCCGACCAGATTCCTTTAGAATATTGTTACCAGGATGGGGTTAAGCTAGACTTAAGGCATAAAAAACCCAATGAAGTAATTAAAGCTTTGGATATAGAAAGCGCTCTTAAAAAAATAAATTATCAGCTTAAACCTTTAGATATCGTCCTGTTGCATACTGGTGCGGATAAGCTTTATGGCGGGCCAAAATATTTTTCGGATTATCCCGGAGTGGATACTTCGACGATTGATTATCTATTAGATAAAGGGATCAAAATATTTGGGGTAGATACTATGGGCATTGACCGGCCGTATAGATTTATGCTTAAAGAATTTATGGATACCGGTGACCCCAAAACATTTTATCCGGCGCATTTTTATGGCCGCCTTAGAGAGTTTATTCATATCGAGCGCTTGGCGAATTTAGAAAATTTACCGGATTTAGGATTTAAAATTATCTGTTTTCCTATACGCATAAAAAATACCGGGGCCGCTTGGTCCAGGGTAGTGGCGTTTGTATAA
- a CDS encoding beta-ketoacyl-[acyl-carrier-protein] synthase family protein, which translates to MEKIAITGIGVVSPSGIGKRQFWANIKSGRSFIKEITRFDASLYPSRIAGQIDDLEKYSHISERLLKKIDAFSHMALVASEMALQDAGIDIKNEDPNLVGIFLGNAIGGWLYAETELRDLYLEGREGVSPYMASAWFPAAPQGQVSIYYGIKGFSKTVVSDRASSLMALGYARKILAKNKLNMILAGGMEAPVTPYALLCCNTYGALSKNNDIPAVAYRPFDKDRSGFVIGEGAGIVVMESIQRAQKRGANILGVISGYGASCDGVDRINCAADGKELARAIKIALDDAKVNPEEIGYISLDGLAVDLWDDSEIKALKLVFGDNLKNIALSCPKSMFGNLLGASGVLDMIIALLTMEHSLIAPTVNLDKPALNNLNYIAKESREYKVNKSLIISRGRGGINSVLVVEKV; encoded by the coding sequence ATGGAAAAAATTGCAATTACAGGAATTGGTGTAGTCAGCCCCTCAGGGATTGGAAAACGGCAGTTTTGGGCAAATATCAAAAGCGGCCGCTCCTTTATTAAAGAGATTACGCGTTTTGATGCTTCGTTATATCCTTCGCGTATCGCCGGACAAATCGATGATTTGGAAAAATATAGCCATATCTCTGAACGCCTCTTAAAAAAAATCGATGCCTTTTCGCACATGGCGCTGGTTGCTTCAGAGATGGCTCTGCAGGATGCCGGAATTGATATTAAAAATGAAGATCCCAATCTTGTGGGAATTTTTCTAGGTAATGCTATCGGCGGTTGGCTCTATGCCGAAACTGAGTTAAGGGATTTATATCTAGAAGGCAGGGAAGGGGTCTCTCCTTACATGGCAAGCGCCTGGTTTCCTGCGGCGCCTCAGGGGCAGGTTTCTATTTATTATGGAATAAAAGGTTTTAGCAAGACTGTTGTTAGCGACAGGGCCAGTTCTCTAATGGCACTTGGTTATGCCAGAAAGATTTTAGCTAAAAATAAACTAAATATGATTTTGGCAGGAGGGATGGAAGCTCCGGTTACTCCTTATGCCTTATTGTGCTGTAATACTTATGGAGCTCTCTCCAAAAATAACGATATTCCTGCTGTTGCATACCGACCATTTGATAAAGACAGGAGTGGATTTGTTATTGGTGAAGGCGCAGGAATTGTAGTAATGGAAAGTATCCAGCGTGCCCAGAAGAGAGGGGCAAATATTTTAGGGGTAATCAGCGGATACGGCGCAAGTTGCGATGGAGTAGATAGGATTAATTGCGCTGCCGACGGAAAAGAGCTGGCGCGTGCAATTAAAATAGCTTTAGATGATGCAAAAGTAAATCCTGAAGAAATCGGCTATATTAGTTTAGATGGTTTGGCAGTTGATCTCTGGGATGATTCGGAAATTAAGGCTTTAAAATTAGTTTTTGGGGATAATTTAAAAAATATTGCGCTCAGCTGTCCCAAATCTATGTTTGGAAATTTGCTTGGAGCATCAGGCGTCTTGGATATGATTATTGCGCTTTTAACTATGGAGCACAGTTTAATTGCCCCGACAGTAAATTTAGATAAGCCCGCTTTAAATAATTTAAATTATATAGCTAAAGAATCCCGGGAATATAAGGTAAATAAATCTTTAATTATTTCCCGGGGTAGAGGTGGGATTAATTCAGTTTTAGTAGTTGAGAAAGTTTAG
- a CDS encoding polyketide cyclase yields the protein MGHTCNSIIISAPYDLVFDISNDIPRWTQLFGTEYKGAEILKKEVNKITFRLTDDEDKSWVSWRLLFKDNFFTYSERHEPKFPFNFMKIIWLYTQKPEGVELTWIQHFQMDAKAKFSDEQVEGFINKHSKDNLLIFKKVIEQAAA from the coding sequence ATGGGACATACTTGTAATTCCATAATCATTAGTGCACCTTATGATTTAGTCTTTGATATCTCTAATGATATCCCGCGTTGGACGCAGTTGTTCGGTACTGAATATAAAGGAGCCGAAATTCTAAAGAAAGAAGTAAACAAAATCACCTTTCGCCTTACCGATGATGAGGATAAGTCATGGGTTTCTTGGAGATTATTGTTCAAGGATAATTTTTTTACTTATTCTGAACGCCATGAACCAAAATTCCCTTTTAATTTTATGAAAATTATCTGGCTCTATACACAAAAGCCCGAAGGGGTAGAATTAACCTGGATCCAGCATTTTCAGATGGATGCTAAGGCTAAGTTTAGCGATGAGCAGGTAGAGGGTTTTATTAATAAACATTCTAAAGATAATTTATTGATCTTTAAGAAAGTTATTGAACAAGCAGCTGCTTAA